GCACGACGGACGACGGCGACGAGCTGCTGACCAGGCTCGGGGCCCTGACGGCCCAGGCGCGCGCACAGGCCGAGATGCAGCGGTCGCGGGTCGAGCTGGCCATCGCGCTGCAGCGCGGCATGCTCCCGCGCGACCTGCCCGTCGCCGGCCGGCTGCATCTCGCCGTGCGGTACGCGCCCGCGTGCCAGGGGCTCAACGTGGGCGGCGACTGGTACGACGCCTTCACGCTGGGCGACGGCCGTATCGGTCTGTCCATCGGTGACGTCCAAGGGCACAACATCGAGGCGGCCGCCTTCATGGGGCAGGTGCGGGCCGGGCTGCGGGCCCTGGCCTCCGTCACGAGCGAGCCGGGCGAGGTCCTGGCCCGGACGAACGATCTGCTGCTGTCCCTGGGCTCCGACCTGTTCGCCACCTGCACCTTCATGCGGCTCGACCCGGATGCCGGGGTGCTGGAGAGCGCGCGGGCCGGGCACCTGCCCTGCGTCTGGGCCACGGCCGACGGGAAGTCCGGCGTCACCGCGGACGAGGGCGGGCCGCCCCTGGGGATCCAGGCGGGGGCGCCGTATCCGGTGACCCGGTACGAGCTGACCACGGGTGGCGTGTTCGTGCTGCTCACGGACGGTGTCGTGGAGGGGCCCTCCCTGCCGCTCGAGGA
This region of Streptomyces caelestis genomic DNA includes:
- a CDS encoding PP2C family protein-serine/threonine phosphatase → MSRTGTTDDGDELLTRLGALTAQARAQAEMQRSRVELAIALQRGMLPRDLPVAGRLHLAVRYAPACQGLNVGGDWYDAFTLGDGRIGLSIGDVQGHNIEAAAFMGQVRAGLRALASVTSEPGEVLARTNDLLLSLGSDLFATCTFMRLDPDAGVLESARAGHLPCVWATADGKSGVTADEGGPPLGIQAGAPYPVTRYELTTGGVFVLLTDGVVEGPSLPLEEGLDQVMRLAGIAAVAGTDVDALAAALIKGAERVGHDDDAAVLVVGLDGPDAQP